A DNA window from Rhodococcus sp. Z13 contains the following coding sequences:
- a CDS encoding esterase/lipase family protein — translation MEPDRTFGAGRMAGGVVAACCAAMLATGVAAAQPAEPGDPPILGLGEGSTSQVPTRPGAVATTHAEAAEYAENHPGTAPAGANDFSCVPTEEHPRPVVLVHGTDSNSYSDFAALSPLLAESGWCVFALNFGLAPGAEDYGTGDIRISATQLGGFVDEVREATGAEKVDVVGYSQGATVARYWIAKRGGAEHVHHWVGLASPSYGGTFYGIGAAAATLPGATDIVAEEFSVALVQQLEGSDLLTELNTPTDTVPGVRYTTIGSNVDEVIQPAGNVALHGEGAENFVVQELCPQNHTGHFNMVYDPYTLQFTRHVLDPDRYAPGECRPVALGTGIPELILQSNS, via the coding sequence ATGGAGCCGGATCGGACGTTCGGAGCGGGGAGGATGGCCGGCGGTGTCGTCGCAGCGTGCTGCGCGGCGATGCTGGCGACGGGAGTGGCGGCGGCCCAGCCCGCCGAACCCGGGGACCCGCCGATCCTCGGACTCGGCGAGGGCTCGACCAGTCAGGTCCCCACCCGGCCGGGCGCGGTGGCCACGACCCACGCGGAGGCTGCGGAGTACGCCGAGAACCATCCAGGGACCGCACCGGCCGGCGCCAACGACTTCTCGTGCGTGCCGACCGAGGAGCACCCCCGCCCGGTGGTGCTCGTCCACGGCACGGACTCCAACAGCTACTCCGACTTCGCGGCGCTCTCACCGCTGCTCGCCGAATCGGGTTGGTGCGTCTTCGCCCTGAACTTCGGGCTCGCACCCGGCGCCGAGGACTACGGCACCGGTGACATCCGGATCTCCGCGACCCAGCTGGGCGGCTTCGTCGACGAGGTGCGCGAGGCGACCGGCGCCGAGAAGGTCGACGTCGTCGGGTACTCGCAGGGCGCGACCGTCGCCCGCTACTGGATCGCGAAGCGCGGCGGCGCCGAACACGTCCACCACTGGGTGGGACTCGCGTCCCCCAGCTACGGCGGCACCTTCTACGGGATCGGCGCGGCCGCGGCGACGCTGCCGGGCGCCACCGACATCGTCGCGGAGGAATTCTCCGTCGCCCTCGTCCAACAGCTCGAGGGATCGGACCTGCTCACCGAACTCAACACCCCCACCGACACCGTTCCGGGCGTGCGCTACACCACCATCGGCTCGAACGTCGACGAGGTGATCCAGCCCGCCGGTAACGTCGCCCTGCACGGTGAGGGGGCGGAGAACTTCGTCGTCCAGGAACTGTGCCCGCAGAACCACACCGGGCACTTCAACATGGTCTACGACCCATACACGCTGCAGTTCACGCGGCACGTCCTGGACCCCGACCGCTACGCCCCCGGTGAGTGCCGCCCGGTGGCGCTCGGCACCGGCATCCCGGAACTGATCCTGCAGTCGAACAGCTGA
- the fmt gene encoding methionyl-tRNA formyltransferase, translating to MRVVFAGTPEPAVPSLLRFIESSRHEVVAVVTRPDTTAGRGRKVVRSAVGKVADEHGIEVLTPASPRDPEFVARLTELAPDCCPVVAYGALLPQHVLDIPTHGWVNLHFSLLPAWRGAAPVQAAIAAGDEITGASTFRIEVDLDTGPVYGVVTETIRPTDTAGDLLDRLADAGANLLVSTLDGIEDGILTPAPQSAEGVSYAPKVTVESARVQWTLPAHVVDRRIRAVTPAPGAWTMIGDLRVKLGPVTVTEETLEPGELEIRKKAVLVGTGTTAVQLGTVQPQGKKPMAATDWARGARLDPKVRAQ from the coding sequence ATGCGCGTGGTCTTCGCGGGCACACCCGAACCCGCCGTCCCGTCCCTGCTCCGGTTCATCGAGTCGTCCCGCCACGAGGTGGTCGCGGTCGTCACACGGCCCGACACCACCGCCGGCCGTGGCCGTAAGGTCGTGCGCTCCGCCGTCGGGAAGGTCGCCGACGAACACGGCATCGAGGTCCTCACCCCGGCGTCACCGCGCGACCCGGAGTTCGTCGCCCGCCTGACCGAACTCGCCCCCGACTGCTGTCCCGTCGTCGCTTACGGCGCGCTGCTCCCGCAGCACGTCCTCGACATCCCCACCCACGGCTGGGTCAACCTGCACTTCTCGCTGCTGCCCGCCTGGCGCGGCGCCGCACCGGTGCAGGCCGCCATCGCGGCCGGCGACGAGATCACCGGCGCGAGCACCTTCCGGATCGAGGTCGACCTCGACACCGGCCCGGTCTACGGGGTCGTCACCGAGACCATCCGCCCCACCGACACGGCCGGGGACCTGCTCGACCGCCTCGCCGACGCCGGCGCGAACCTGCTCGTGTCCACCCTCGACGGGATCGAGGACGGCATCCTCACCCCGGCCCCGCAATCCGCCGAGGGCGTGTCCTATGCACCCAAGGTCACCGTCGAGTCGGCGCGGGTCCAGTGGACGCTGCCGGCCCACGTCGTCGACCGGCGCATCCGCGCCGTCACCCCCGCGCCGGGCGCCTGGACCATGATCGGCGACCTGCGCGTCAAGCTCGGCCCGGTCACCGTCACCGAGGAGACACTCGAGCCGGGCGAACTCGAGATCCGCAAGAAGGCCGTGCTCGTCGGCACCGGCACCACCGCCGTGCAGCTCGGCACGGTCCAGCCGCAGGGCAAGAAGCCGATGGCCGCCACGGACTGGGCGCGCGGCGCCCGCCTCGACCCGAAGGTGCGTGCACAGTGA
- a CDS encoding RsmB/NOP family class I SAM-dependent RNA methyltransferase: MTDTGRPRGAGRNPGGRGGRNSGGRTGRNTDRTGNEGNRAGGGSASRRHRRPARSDVDPARIVARDVLRAVRERDAYANLVLPTLLRERKLDARDAALATELTYGAARAQGLLDAVIADAANRPVDEIDGALLDVLRLGAYQLLRTRVAPHAAVATSVDLVRSEFGSGRAGFVNAVLRRVGERTEEEWIDRLAPDAERDPVGHLAFRYAHPVWIAQAFAHALGADASELSEVLAADDARPIVHLVARPGVITAEELALVTGGEIGPWSPYAVHLDHGDPGRLEPVRDGMAAVQDEGSQLVARALTLAPLQGEDRGRWLDLCAGPGGKAALLGSLAAIDGFTVDAVEPVEHRAELVRKTARDLPVTVHVADGREPGLEPGYDRILVDAPCTGLGSLRRRPESRWRRQPGDVADLVRLQKELLASAISLLRPGGVVLYSTCSPHVSETVAVVSDAARRHGVEQLDTRELVPGVPRVGDGPGVQLWPHRHGTDAMFMAALRKPVS, from the coding sequence GTGACCGACACCGGCCGACCCCGCGGAGCGGGACGCAATCCCGGTGGCCGCGGCGGCCGGAACTCCGGCGGACGCACCGGCAGGAACACCGACCGCACGGGCAACGAGGGCAACCGCGCCGGAGGTGGCTCCGCGTCGCGCCGCCACCGCCGCCCGGCCCGCTCGGACGTCGACCCGGCCCGGATCGTCGCCCGCGACGTGCTGCGGGCCGTGCGCGAACGCGATGCCTACGCCAACCTGGTGCTGCCGACCCTGCTGCGGGAACGCAAGCTCGACGCGCGGGACGCCGCCCTCGCCACCGAACTGACCTACGGCGCCGCGCGCGCCCAGGGCCTGCTCGACGCCGTGATCGCCGACGCCGCCAACCGTCCCGTCGACGAGATCGACGGCGCCCTCCTCGACGTGCTGCGGCTCGGTGCCTACCAGCTGCTGCGCACCCGCGTCGCCCCGCACGCCGCGGTCGCGACGAGCGTCGACCTGGTGCGTTCCGAGTTCGGTTCCGGCCGCGCCGGTTTCGTCAACGCCGTGCTGCGCCGGGTGGGGGAGCGCACCGAGGAGGAATGGATCGACCGCCTCGCCCCCGACGCGGAGCGCGACCCCGTCGGCCACCTCGCCTTCCGCTACGCGCATCCGGTGTGGATCGCGCAGGCCTTCGCGCACGCGCTCGGCGCGGACGCCTCCGAACTGTCGGAGGTCCTCGCCGCCGACGACGCCCGGCCCATCGTGCACCTCGTCGCCCGGCCCGGCGTCATCACCGCCGAGGAACTCGCGCTCGTCACCGGCGGTGAGATCGGCCCGTGGTCGCCCTACGCCGTACACCTCGACCACGGCGATCCCGGCCGCCTCGAACCCGTCCGCGACGGCATGGCCGCCGTGCAGGACGAGGGCAGCCAGCTCGTCGCCCGCGCCCTGACCCTCGCGCCGCTGCAGGGCGAGGACCGGGGCCGCTGGCTCGACCTGTGCGCCGGACCGGGCGGCAAGGCCGCGCTGCTCGGCTCCCTCGCCGCCATCGACGGGTTCACCGTCGACGCCGTCGAACCCGTCGAGCACCGCGCCGAACTGGTCCGCAAGACCGCCCGCGACCTGCCGGTCACCGTGCACGTCGCCGACGGCCGCGAGCCCGGCCTCGAACCCGGCTACGACCGCATCCTCGTCGATGCGCCCTGCACCGGGCTCGGATCCCTGCGCCGGCGCCCCGAATCGCGGTGGCGGCGGCAACCCGGCGACGTCGCCGACCTCGTCCGGTTGCAGAAGGAACTGCTCGCCTCGGCGATCTCCCTGCTGCGCCCCGGCGGGGTGGTGCTCTACTCCACCTGCTCGCCGCACGTCTCCGAGACGGTCGCGGTGGTCTCCGACGCGGCGCGCCGACACGGTGTCGAACAACTCGACACCCGCGAACTCGTCCCCGGCGTACCCCGTGTGGGCGACGGCCCGGGGGTCCAGCTGTGGCCGCACCGGCACGGCACCGACGCGATGTTCATGGCGGCGCTGCGGAAACCGGTGAGCTGA
- a CDS encoding 1-phosphofructokinase family hexose kinase, with protein sequence MPDIVTLTLNPALDVTTFTDAVVPTRKLRCDEPLYDAGGGGVNVAKVARVLGVSAAAVYPAGGARGEQMSGLLDDDRIEEHIVPIAGSTRECFTAIDRTSGQEYRFVTPGPELTAEEQERCLATLEKVAEGAKFVVASGSFPPGVPGTFVRRIAVVAREAGARFVLDSSGDALTSIDSGVFLVKPSLDELCEWAGRDLPTTGEQVAAARELVTSGVTEVVVVSLGADGAILVTADEAVHVPALAVKVRSAVGAGDSMVAGLVVGLLQERSLYDALALGTACATAALLTAGSHVCRREDIDRFDVLARATRSATR encoded by the coding sequence GTGCCCGACATCGTCACGCTGACCCTGAATCCGGCCCTGGACGTCACGACCTTCACCGACGCGGTCGTCCCGACCCGCAAGCTGCGCTGCGACGAGCCCCTCTACGACGCCGGTGGCGGCGGCGTGAACGTCGCGAAGGTCGCGCGGGTGCTCGGCGTATCGGCTGCCGCGGTCTACCCGGCGGGTGGGGCGCGCGGCGAGCAGATGAGCGGTCTGCTCGACGACGACCGGATCGAGGAGCACATCGTCCCGATCGCCGGGTCCACCCGCGAGTGCTTCACCGCCATCGACCGCACCAGCGGCCAGGAGTACCGTTTCGTCACCCCGGGCCCGGAACTGACGGCCGAGGAGCAGGAACGCTGCCTCGCCACCCTCGAGAAGGTCGCCGAGGGCGCGAAGTTCGTGGTGGCCAGCGGCAGCTTCCCGCCCGGCGTGCCCGGCACCTTCGTGCGCCGGATCGCCGTGGTGGCCCGCGAGGCCGGTGCCCGCTTCGTCCTCGACTCCTCGGGCGATGCGCTGACCAGCATCGACTCGGGTGTCTTCCTCGTCAAACCCAGCCTCGACGAACTGTGCGAGTGGGCCGGGCGGGACCTGCCGACCACCGGCGAACAGGTCGCCGCCGCCCGGGAACTCGTCACCTCGGGTGTCACGGAGGTCGTCGTGGTGTCCCTCGGCGCGGACGGCGCGATCCTGGTCACCGCCGACGAGGCCGTGCACGTCCCGGCCCTGGCCGTGAAGGTGCGCAGCGCGGTCGGCGCCGGCGACAGCATGGTCGCCGGTCTCGTCGTGGGACTGCTGCAGGAGCGGTCGCTGTACGACGCGCTCGCCCTCGGCACCGCCTGCGCCACCGCGGCGCTGCTCACCGCGGGCAGTCACGTCTGCCGGCGCGAGGACATCGACCGGTTCGACGTGCTCGCGCGGGCCACTCGCTCGGCCACGCGGTAG
- a CDS encoding glycosyltransferase 87 family protein — protein MSEQREHERATPEGALLPRWWPAVALLLALGAFLAHDRLLGFSGHYGLFGNAVDAVVYRHGGWTVRTSEPLYGFVLFDLLPFTYPPFAALVFVPLSVLSVPATFLVTHVTNAVLLYLAVWLSWRALGYADTTRMRVVSLGLAVACTWLEPVRMTVWLGQINLVLLVLVLWDLTRPETARLRGIGVGLAAGLKLTPAFFVLYLAVVRQWRAALVATVTFAATVLAGFVVIFSDAWTYFTDAIVRSDRIGLISSPANQSIRGILARALHTEEPPVWAWLLCAALVAAAGLWAARLAHRHGEQLPALTLCGLTAPMVSPFSWGHHWVWTVPLLVVCLDRAARWRRWWGYLLPAAVVVPLLAWYRSYPDGVVAIGIFMTPAEPVLRTLLQCAYPLLFAATVAAVLLRYRVAERVARASTSNRSMSSRRQT, from the coding sequence GTGAGCGAGCAGCGGGAACACGAACGCGCGACCCCCGAGGGGGCGTTGCTGCCCCGTTGGTGGCCGGCCGTCGCCCTCCTCCTCGCCCTGGGTGCCTTCCTCGCGCACGATCGACTGCTCGGCTTCAGCGGCCACTACGGCCTGTTCGGCAACGCGGTCGACGCGGTGGTCTACCGCCACGGCGGGTGGACCGTGCGCACCTCGGAGCCGCTGTACGGCTTCGTACTGTTCGACCTGCTGCCCTTCACCTATCCGCCCTTCGCGGCGCTGGTCTTCGTGCCGCTGTCGGTGCTGTCGGTCCCCGCCACCTTCCTCGTCACGCACGTGACGAACGCGGTGCTGTTGTACCTGGCGGTGTGGCTGAGCTGGCGGGCCCTCGGGTACGCGGACACCACCCGGATGCGGGTCGTGAGCCTGGGGCTGGCGGTGGCGTGCACCTGGCTCGAACCGGTGCGCATGACCGTCTGGCTGGGGCAGATCAACCTGGTGCTGCTGGTGCTGGTGCTGTGGGATCTGACCCGGCCGGAGACCGCGCGGCTGCGCGGCATCGGGGTGGGCCTGGCCGCGGGCCTGAAGCTGACCCCCGCCTTCTTCGTCCTCTACCTCGCGGTGGTACGGCAGTGGCGCGCAGCGCTCGTCGCGACGGTCACCTTCGCCGCGACCGTGCTCGCCGGCTTCGTGGTGATCTTCTCCGACGCCTGGACGTACTTCACCGACGCGATCGTGCGGTCGGACCGCATCGGGCTGATCTCCTCCCCCGCGAACCAGTCGATCCGCGGGATCCTCGCCCGCGCCCTGCACACCGAGGAGCCCCCGGTGTGGGCGTGGCTGCTGTGCGCGGCGCTGGTCGCGGCCGCCGGACTGTGGGCCGCCCGCCTCGCCCACCGGCACGGGGAGCAGTTGCCGGCGCTGACCCTGTGCGGACTGACCGCACCGATGGTCTCCCCGTTCTCGTGGGGACACCACTGGGTGTGGACCGTGCCGCTGCTCGTGGTGTGCCTGGACCGGGCCGCGCGGTGGCGGCGCTGGTGGGGTTACCTGTTGCCGGCGGCCGTGGTCGTGCCCCTGCTCGCCTGGTACCGCTCCTATCCGGACGGGGTGGTGGCGATCGGCATCTTCATGACGCCCGCCGAACCGGTGCTGCGCACCCTTCTGCAGTGCGCCTATCCCCTGCTCTTCGCCGCCACCGTCGCGGCCGTGCTGCTGCGCTACCGCGTGGCCGAGCGAGTGGCCCGCGCGAGCACGTCGAACCGGTCGATGTCCTCGCGCCGGCAGACGTGA
- the rpe gene encoding ribulose-phosphate 3-epimerase, whose amino-acid sequence MAHPMIAPSILSADFARLADEAQAVAGADWLHVDVMDAHFVPNLTLGLPVVQSLLKATDIPLDCHLMIEDPGRWAPPYAEAGAHNVTFHAEAADDPVAVARDIRAAGGKAGLSVKPGTPIEPYLEILKEFDTLLVMSVEPGFGGQSFIPDVLDKARKVRRLVDSGELRLLVEIDGGINPDTIEQAAEAGVDCFVAGSAVYGAADPGEAVRKLRAQAGVASPHLSLAP is encoded by the coding sequence GTGGCCCACCCGATGATCGCTCCCTCGATTCTGTCCGCGGACTTCGCCCGCCTCGCCGACGAGGCGCAAGCCGTCGCCGGTGCCGACTGGCTCCACGTCGACGTCATGGACGCGCACTTCGTGCCGAACCTCACCCTCGGCCTGCCCGTCGTGCAGTCGCTGCTGAAAGCGACCGACATCCCGCTCGACTGCCACCTGATGATCGAGGACCCGGGCCGCTGGGCGCCGCCCTACGCCGAGGCGGGCGCCCACAACGTGACCTTCCACGCCGAGGCCGCCGACGATCCCGTCGCCGTCGCCCGCGACATCCGCGCCGCCGGCGGCAAGGCCGGGCTGTCCGTCAAGCCCGGCACGCCCATCGAGCCCTATCTCGAGATCCTGAAGGAATTCGACACGCTCCTGGTGATGAGCGTCGAACCCGGCTTCGGTGGTCAGTCCTTCATCCCCGATGTCCTCGACAAGGCCCGCAAGGTGCGACGTCTCGTGGACTCGGGTGAACTGCGCCTGCTCGTCGAGATCGACGGCGGTATCAACCCCGACACCATCGAGCAGGCCGCCGAGGCCGGCGTCGACTGCTTCGTCGCGGGTTCGGCCGTCTACGGCGCCGCGGACCCCGGTGAGGCCGTCCGCAAGCTGCGCGCGCAGGCCGGGGTCGCATCCCCGCACCTCTCCCTCGCGCCGTGA
- the ribD gene encoding bifunctional diaminohydroxyphosphoribosylaminopyrimidine deaminase/5-amino-6-(5-phosphoribosylamino)uracil reductase RibD, with the protein MTAPGITEALQFALDASESVRGTTSPNPPVGAVILDADGRIAGVGATAPPGGPHAEVRALAAAGDRARGGTAVVTLEPCNHTGRTGPCAQALIAAGIRTVYYSVPDPNPIAGGGADTLRAAGITVHPGLGAEAVLQGPLRAWLHRQRTGRPHVTWKFAASLDGRSAAADGTSKWISGPESRARVHDQRSRLDAIVVGTGTVLADDPWLTARLPDGELAPHQPLRVVVGTREIPTSARVLDDAAPTLVLRTHDVQEVIAALGDHPDVLLEGGPRLAGAFLAAGCVDRIQAYIAPVLLGAGTAAVEDAGVSTIAEALRFRRERVETVGSDVLLSLVPERDA; encoded by the coding sequence GTGACGGCACCCGGGATCACCGAGGCGCTGCAGTTCGCGCTCGACGCCTCGGAGTCCGTACGCGGCACCACGAGCCCGAATCCGCCCGTGGGCGCGGTGATCCTCGACGCCGACGGGCGGATCGCCGGGGTCGGGGCCACGGCACCTCCGGGCGGCCCGCATGCCGAGGTCCGCGCGCTGGCCGCGGCCGGTGACCGGGCCCGCGGCGGCACCGCCGTCGTCACCCTCGAACCGTGCAACCACACCGGCCGCACCGGGCCGTGCGCGCAGGCGCTCATCGCCGCGGGCATCCGGACCGTGTACTACTCGGTGCCCGACCCGAACCCCATCGCCGGGGGCGGCGCCGACACCCTGCGCGCCGCCGGGATCACGGTGCACCCCGGTCTCGGGGCCGAGGCCGTCCTCCAGGGGCCGCTGCGCGCCTGGCTGCACCGGCAGCGCACCGGCCGGCCGCACGTGACGTGGAAGTTCGCGGCGTCCCTCGACGGCCGCAGCGCCGCGGCGGACGGCACGAGCAAGTGGATCTCCGGTCCCGAATCGCGTGCGCGCGTGCACGATCAGCGCAGCCGCCTCGACGCGATAGTCGTCGGCACCGGCACCGTCCTCGCCGACGACCCGTGGCTGACCGCCCGGCTGCCCGACGGTGAACTCGCCCCGCACCAGCCGCTGCGCGTGGTGGTCGGCACCCGTGAGATCCCCACCTCCGCACGGGTTCTCGACGACGCCGCCCCGACGCTGGTGCTGCGCACCCACGACGTGCAGGAGGTGATCGCCGCGCTCGGTGACCATCCCGACGTGCTGCTCGAGGGCGGCCCGCGGCTCGCCGGGGCGTTCCTCGCCGCGGGCTGCGTCGACCGCATCCAGGCCTACATCGCCCCGGTCCTGCTCGGGGCCGGGACGGCCGCAGTCGAGGACGCGGGCGTGAGCACGATCGCCGAGGCGCTACGGTTCCGTCGGGAGCGCGTCGAGACGGTCGGCTCCGATGTGCTGTTGAGTCTCGTCCCGGAACGGGACGCGTGA
- a CDS encoding riboflavin synthase: MFTGIVEELGEIVAKEDLADAARFTVRGPLVTSDAKHGDSIAVNGVCLTVVDVLDGGSFTADVMLETLNRSSLGQLAVGGRVNLERAAALNSRLGGHLVQGHVDATGTVLSRTPSENWTVVRIALPAEISRYVVEKGSITVDGVSLTVSGLGGEPGEEWFEISLIPTTLALTTLGTAEPGTLVNLEVDVIAKYVERLQNAR, encoded by the coding sequence ATGTTCACCGGCATCGTCGAGGAACTGGGTGAGATCGTCGCCAAGGAGGATCTCGCCGACGCGGCGCGGTTCACCGTGCGCGGACCGTTGGTGACCTCCGACGCCAAGCACGGCGACTCGATCGCCGTCAACGGCGTGTGCCTGACCGTCGTCGACGTCCTCGACGGCGGCAGCTTCACCGCCGACGTGATGCTGGAGACCCTGAACCGCTCGTCGCTGGGGCAGCTCGCCGTCGGCGGCCGGGTCAATCTCGAACGCGCCGCGGCGCTGAACAGCCGGCTCGGCGGGCACCTCGTGCAGGGCCACGTCGACGCCACCGGCACCGTGCTGTCGCGCACCCCCTCGGAGAACTGGACGGTCGTGCGCATCGCGCTGCCGGCCGAGATCTCCCGCTACGTGGTCGAGAAGGGATCGATCACGGTCGACGGTGTGTCCCTGACGGTCTCGGGGCTCGGCGGCGAGCCGGGCGAGGAGTGGTTCGAGATCTCGCTGATCCCCACCACCCTGGCGCTGACCACGCTCGGGACCGCCGAACCGGGCACCCTCGTCAACCTCGAGGTCGACGTGATCGCCAAGTATGTGGAGCGCCTGCAGAACGCGCGATGA
- a CDS encoding bifunctional 3,4-dihydroxy-2-butanone-4-phosphate synthase/GTP cyclohydrolase II has protein sequence MTRFDTIERAVADIAAGKAVVVVDDEDRENEGDLIFAAEKATPELVAFMVRYTSGYLCVPLDGEDCDRLGLPPMYSINQDKHGTAYTVTVDAKEGIGTGISAADRATTMRLLADPNSTAQDFTRPGHVVPLRAKEGGVLRRPGHTEAAVDLARMADLRPAGVICEIVSQKDEGQMARTDELRVFADEHELAMISIADLIAWRRKHEKHVVRVAEARIPTRHGDFTAVGYQSIYDEVEHVALVLGDIAGPDGDGSDVLVRVHSECLTGDVFGSLRCDCGPQLDAALEMVAAEGRGVVLYMRGHEGRGIGLMHKLQAYQLQDAGSDTVDANLQLGLPADARDYGIGAQILVDLGITSMRLLTNNPAKRVGLDGYGLQITERVPMPLRANRENITYLRTKRDRMGHDLIGLDEFDEGDA, from the coding sequence GTGACGAGGTTCGACACCATCGAGCGCGCGGTCGCCGACATCGCCGCCGGTAAGGCGGTCGTCGTGGTCGACGACGAGGACCGTGAAAACGAGGGCGACCTCATCTTCGCCGCGGAGAAGGCGACGCCCGAACTCGTGGCGTTCATGGTCCGCTACACCTCCGGGTACCTGTGCGTGCCCCTGGACGGCGAGGACTGCGACCGCCTCGGCCTTCCTCCCATGTACAGCATCAACCAGGACAAGCACGGCACCGCCTACACGGTGACCGTCGATGCGAAGGAAGGCATCGGCACCGGTATCTCCGCCGCCGACCGCGCCACCACCATGCGGCTGCTCGCCGACCCGAACAGCACCGCCCAGGACTTCACCCGCCCCGGCCACGTGGTGCCGTTGCGCGCCAAGGAAGGCGGCGTGCTGCGCCGCCCCGGCCACACCGAGGCGGCCGTCGACCTCGCCCGCATGGCCGACCTGCGTCCCGCCGGCGTCATCTGCGAGATCGTCTCGCAGAAGGACGAGGGCCAGATGGCCCGCACCGACGAGCTGCGCGTGTTTGCCGACGAGCACGAGCTCGCGATGATCTCCATCGCCGACCTCATCGCGTGGCGCCGCAAGCACGAGAAGCACGTCGTGCGGGTCGCCGAGGCGCGCATCCCCACCCGGCACGGCGACTTCACCGCGGTCGGCTACCAGAGCATCTACGACGAGGTCGAGCACGTTGCGCTGGTCCTCGGCGACATCGCCGGACCGGACGGCGACGGCTCCGACGTGCTCGTGCGCGTCCACTCCGAGTGCCTGACCGGAGACGTCTTCGGCTCCCTGCGCTGCGACTGCGGCCCCCAGCTCGACGCTGCCCTCGAGATGGTCGCCGCCGAGGGCCGCGGTGTCGTGCTCTACATGCGCGGCCACGAGGGCCGTGGCATCGGCCTGATGCACAAGCTGCAGGCCTACCAGCTGCAGGACGCCGGCTCCGACACCGTCGACGCCAACCTGCAGCTCGGCCTGCCCGCCGACGCCCGCGACTACGGCATCGGCGCGCAGATCCTCGTCGACCTCGGCATCACCTCCATGCGGCTGCTGACCAACAACCCCGCCAAGCGCGTGGGACTGGACGGCTACGGCCTGCAGATCACCGAGCGGGTGCCGATGCCGCTGCGCGCGAACCGCGAGAACATCACCTACCTGCGCACCAAGCGCGACCGCATGGGCCACGACCTGATCGGGCTCGACGAATTCGACGAGGGAGACGCCTGA
- the ribH gene encoding 6,7-dimethyl-8-ribityllumazine synthase yields the protein MSGEGLPELQLADAAGLRLAIVAGSWHAEISDALIAGARRVAEEAGITDVTLERVAGAIELPVVAQQLARTHDAVVALGVVIRGGTPHFEYVCDAVTYGLTRVSLDESTPVGNGVLTTDTEQQARDRAGLPGSAEDKGGQACAAALDTAVTLRRLRGASN from the coding sequence ATGAGCGGCGAGGGCCTGCCCGAACTCCAGCTCGCCGACGCCGCCGGGCTGCGCCTGGCGATCGTCGCCGGCAGCTGGCACGCCGAGATCTCCGACGCGCTGATCGCCGGTGCGCGACGCGTCGCCGAGGAGGCCGGCATCACCGACGTCACGCTCGAACGGGTCGCCGGCGCGATCGAGCTGCCCGTCGTCGCACAGCAGCTCGCCCGCACCCACGACGCCGTCGTCGCCCTCGGTGTGGTCATCCGTGGCGGCACCCCGCACTTCGAGTACGTGTGCGACGCCGTCACCTACGGCCTGACCCGGGTGTCGCTCGACGAGAGCACCCCGGTCGGCAACGGTGTGCTCACCACGGACACCGAGCAGCAGGCCCGCGACCGGGCCGGCCTGCCCGGCTCTGCCGAGGACAAGGGCGGCCAGGCCTGCGCTGCCGCGCTCGACACCGCCGTGACCCTGCGGCGGCTGCGAGGGGCGTCGAATTGA
- a CDS encoding PH domain-containing protein: protein MTDTGTGWDLEVHPAKMRRWVIAGAAVVFALHVFVALVLRAGGDTGVHLRLADQIAILVIGVALSGAILLFTRPRLRAGADGVAVRNVVAERLIPWQDVRGLYYDHDAPWARLELPFDEYVPVVAIQSRDGEAAVDALERFRQLEARYAPAGGTPTTDDGSGVGGGD from the coding sequence TTGACCGACACCGGGACCGGCTGGGATCTCGAGGTTCACCCGGCGAAGATGCGCCGCTGGGTGATCGCCGGGGCGGCCGTGGTGTTCGCCCTGCACGTCTTCGTGGCACTGGTGCTCCGCGCCGGTGGCGACACCGGCGTGCACCTGCGGCTCGCCGACCAGATCGCCATCCTCGTCATCGGTGTCGCGCTCTCCGGCGCGATCCTGCTGTTCACCCGGCCGCGGCTGCGCGCCGGGGCGGACGGGGTGGCCGTCCGCAACGTCGTCGCCGAGCGGCTGATCCCGTGGCAGGACGTCCGCGGCCTGTACTACGACCACGACGCGCCCTGGGCCCGTCTGGAACTGCCGTTCGACGAGTACGTGCCCGTCGTCGCCATCCAGTCGCGCGACGGGGAGGCTGCGGTGGACGCCCTCGAGCGGTTCCGGCAGCTCGAGGCCCGCTACGCCCCGGCCGGCGGGACACCCACCACCGACGACGGCAGCGGCGTCGGGGGCGGCGACTAG